TCTCGGACAACTCGGCGGCCATTCCCGTCCTGGGCGGAGTCGGGATGGACTCCGTGGGGATCAACCTGAGCGAGATGCTCAGCGGGATCCTGCCCAAGAGGTCGAAGAAGCGCCGGATGAAGGTGGGGGAGGCCCTGAGGGCCTTCCAGGGCGAGGAGGCCGAGAAGCTGATCGACTCGGACGCCCTCGCGCAGGAGGCGCTGGAGAAGGTCCAGGAGGACGGCATCGTCTTTCTGGACGAGCTGGACAAGGTCGTCGCCAGGGGAGGGGCCGCCGGTCCCGACGTGAGCCGCGAGGGGGTCCAGCGGGACCTCCTCCCGATCGTCGAGGGGTCGGTCGTCCAGACCCGCTACGGCCCGGTCAGGACGGACCACATCCTCTTCATCGCGGCCGGGGCCTTCAGCGGCGTAAAACCGTCCGACCTGATCCCCGAGCTCCAGGGACGTTTCCCCATTCGCGTCGAGCTCCAGCCCCTGTCCTGGGAGAACCTCCAGCAGATCCTGACGGAGCCGGAGAACAGCCTTCTGAAACAGTACAGCGCCCTGATCGCCACCGAGGGCACGGAGCTGCGTTTCACGGAGGACGCGACCCGCGAGATCGCGGAGCTGGCCAGCCGTATGAACGCGGAGATGGAGGACATCGGGGCGCGTCGGCTGCACACGATGCTGGAGCAGCTGCTCGAAGAGATCAGCTTCAGCGTCTGCGATGCGCCGACGGAACGAATCGAAATAGATGCGGACATGGTCCGGGAACGGCTGAACGGCCTGGTCGAGGACAGGGACCTTCGCCGCTATCTTCTTTAGAAACAGAAACCCTTTGAAATTACGGAGGGGCTCGGGGTAAAGTGCCTAAAGGAACTTTGACATTTTATTGGATATAGTTTCTATTGTATTGAATTATTCTGCGGTCTTTGTTATTATATCCTAAATTTGTCGAATATGGTTTTCGGAGATTTTTACGTTTTTTGGCATAGGTCTTTCCAGAAAACCGGGGGATCCGAAGATAGGATGGGCCAAACAAATAGGATCGCCTGCCGAAAATGTATGCGGCGGCCGAAAGGTTTTGTTTTAAGGAGGGCTTCGATTGATGGAAAAAAAGGCTGAGAAAACCCGTGGCTCCAGGAAAACGGGCGTGAAGGGAAGAACCACCGTTGCGTTGGACGACGGCAAGGGAAATCTGCTGAACGCGAAGGCTTTGGGCGTAACGGACTCCGACGCCGTCGAGG
The sequence above is a segment of the uncultured Fretibacterium sp. genome. Coding sequences within it:
- the hslU gene encoding ATP-dependent protease ATPase subunit HslU, translated to MTPHLDSALTPSRVIEYLDRYIVGQEKAKRAVAVALRNRLRRRMLPPEMAHEVMPKNILMVGPTGVGKTEIARRLATLVHAPFIKVEATKFTEVGYVGRDVESMIRDLVEFAVTMVRKRMLEDVQTPALERAEQRLVDVLLPRSEKKFSVPDFMKVFGAGAGTDTEEERPSEEEHGQETTRSKLLAMLREGRLNDREVDVEVSDNSAAIPVLGGVGMDSVGINLSEMLSGILPKRSKKRRMKVGEALRAFQGEEAEKLIDSDALAQEALEKVQEDGIVFLDELDKVVARGGAAGPDVSREGVQRDLLPIVEGSVVQTRYGPVRTDHILFIAAGAFSGVKPSDLIPELQGRFPIRVELQPLSWENLQQILTEPENSLLKQYSALIATEGTELRFTEDATREIAELASRMNAEMEDIGARRLHTMLEQLLEEISFSVCDAPTERIEIDADMVRERLNGLVEDRDLRRYLL